The Stieleria maiorica genome includes the window AAGAGGGCAGTTTGCGCGTCGACGCGAACGTCAACCTGCACATCGACAAGCACGGCCAGCGGATCGCCACCCCGATCGTCGAAGTCAAGAACATGAACAGTTTTCGCAACGTCGCGGCGGCGCTCGACTATGAAGTCGAACGCCAATACGCCGAGTGGGAGGAAACCGGGCACACGATCCAGACCCACGGCAAACGCACCTTCGGCTGGGACGACGTCAAGTGCGTGACGTATCCCCAGCGCGAAAAAGAAGAGTCGGCGGACTATCGCTATTTTCCCTGCCCGGACCTGTTGCCGATTCGAATCCCCCGCGAGCGTGTCGAAGAGATCCGCGCGTCGCTGGGGGAAACACCCGAGGAGACACGCGAGCGGTTGCAATCACAATACGGCATCAAGGCTTATGACGCCGATGTGATCGTGTCTCAAGGCCGCGCGATGGTCGAGTACTTTGACGCCGCCGCGATGGCCAGCGGCGACGGGAAACGGACCAGCAGCTGGATTCAGCAGGATGTCATGCGGACGCTGAAAGAGCAGGGCAGTGACATCGAATCCTTCGGCGTCTCGGCGGAACAACTCGGCCAGCTGCTGTCCAAAGTCAAGTCCGGCGAATTGACCAACGACCGTGCCCGCGACGTGTTCAAACACGTCAGCGAAAACGGCGGCGGTATCGAAGATGCGATCAAGGCGTTGGGGATCGAAGCGGTCGACGATTCGGAAATGGAAGCCTTGGTCAAGGAGCTGCTCGCGGCCAACCCCAAGGTCGTCGACGATGTCAAAAACGGCAATCAGAAAGCCGTCGGTTCGTTGATCGGTCAGGCCCGCGGCAAGAACCCCAACGCCAACCCACAAAAAATCCGCGAGATCGCCCTGCGATTGATCGATCAGGCGTGAGACGGGTTGATCGACCGTAGGTCATGCTGTGCAGGCCATCCACTGACGGTTAAATACCCACGGATGGCAGCGCGAACCCACGGATGGGAAGCAGCCAGCGATCCGTGGGTTCGCTCTGCCATCCGTGGGCCGATCCATTCCGCGACGATGTGATGGTCGCCTGTGCGCTGAATCCACTGGACGAGACGTTTCAAGACTCTCCAGTCATCATCATTGAAGTGCTCTCCGAGAGCACGCGGCGGACCGACGAGGCAGAAAAACGCGAGGCGTATTTGGCGATTGAGACGTTTGAAGCGTATGTGCTGATGGAACAAACCGTGAAATCGGCAGTGGTCTACACCCGCGGGGATTCGGGCTTTGTTCGGCGCGAGTACGGTGCAGGGCAGGCCGCTCGGTTGCCGATTGAGAACCTGACGCTCGATCTTGATCGGGCGTATGAGGGCGTGGGATAGTCCACCGCAACTCGATTTGCGAACCCGACGATACATTCGAACAGTCGCCGTGTTCTCCGAACTCGGCGCGAGCGCGAAAAAGCAGAGCTTTGCTCCACGCCGACCTCGGAGAGGACGGCGACTGTCCCGCCCAATCGAAAACGACGTTACGGTAGACTAATCGGTTACGTCAACAAAAACGCTCGTGACGATGAAACGGAGGATGTCATGGACAGTAACGAACCGCATTCCCGTCGCGATCCGCTGTTCGTTCTGATCCTGCTGGGCGTCGGCGTCGTGTCCGTGTGGTTGTTGTTGATGCCGTTCTCTCCCGCGATCGCGCGGGCGACGATGAAGCGCTTTCATCTGTCCACCGATTCGTTCGCGTGGTGGGCTGTCCAAGCTCCGGTTCCGGCGATGTACAACTTTGGCAATCGGTATGAGATCCGCGATTTGCCCGAAGGGTTGATTACGCCGGTGATCGATGCCAGTCGCCCCCGCTACATCAACCACTTTCCGACGCGGGTGCTGACGTTCGCCAACGGGCGTTATTCGTTGTTGCATCCCGGTCAGGACCGCTGGGTGACGCTGTGGTCGTCCTATCGCGGGCAAACGCTGATCACAAAGATTCATGCCAAACCGATCGGCGAAGGAAGGTTCAAGTGGATTCGTGAGTCCTCCACGTTTTCGTCGCCCGAGGAGATGCCGTGATGGAGACTGCGGTTCCAGCCGATCAGCGGGCGAGCGATCGCGAAGCCGGAACACCGATTGCGGGGCGGGTGTTGTGGGCTTACTTGATCGTTCAAATCGGCGTGTTCGGCTCGCTGGCATGGAAGTACGAATTCTTCATGCTCGCCGATCAGGTCTATCATCGCTTGCCATTGTTGGATCCGTTCTTTCCCGCGTGGTTGCAGTCGGCCGAGGTCGTTCGTTGGGCTTACCTCGGATCTCTCGCCGCGATCATCTTGGGCGTCTTCGGCGTGATGCCTTGGCTTCGCATTTCTAGTGCGCTCGGGCAAGTGGGTTGCCTTGGCGTCATGTTGGTCCACCAAGCCAGCCACAACGACATGACGTTTGCGACCAGCTTGTGGGCATCGATCTGGGTGTTCTGGTTTACGACGCGGATGGATCGCGACGAGCCGAATGGCTTGCTGCGCCGCGCGGCGTTTCTGTCTCGCGCGATCGCATCGATGATCTTGCTGGGCGGTGCGGTCGGAAAGTGGACGCCGGAGTATTGGTCGGGGGAAGTGTTCTTCGATATCTATTTTCTCGATCGCGACTTCTGGGTGTTCAACTATCTGCGCGAGACCTATGACGCCGAAACGTTGCGTGGGATTGCAACCTGGTACAGTCGCAAGGTGATCGTGGTCGAGACGCTGTTCGGGTTTGGGCTGTGGTTGTTCCCGCCCAAATGGGCGGCCGCCATCGGTGTGGCGATCTTCTTTTCGATCGCGTTCTTTTCCAATCACCTGCTGTACTCGGTGTTGCTGTGTCTGGTCGGGCTGTCTTCGGTCGGGTTTTTTGTGGCGAAGGCCAAGAACGACACCTAGACGCACGGCATTTGTCCGCAGGCTCTGCCTGGGCGGTGCAAGACCTGGATTTCGCGGTGGTTCAGAACTCCCGCGAAATCATTCCGCAATCGTGGGTGACGGACCGCAGCCATCGGGCGACAAAACACGAGTGACTTCAGCCGATTCGCGCAAGCGTTCGGGCCCCAGCCGACGGGCACCTCATCATTCTGCCCCGAATCATTCTGCCACCGCGTCACGGTTGGTCGCTGCATCGCAGCGACCGGGAATCGCCTAAAGGCTAAACACCAACGATTCTCGGTTCGGGCCGTTCGGTTGAATGGTCTACTTCATCATCTCGCGGAGCGTCGCCAAGTCCTGTTCGATCGCGGCGAGGTGTTGGGGGACGAGTTCCGGTTTGCGGTGATCCAGGTATTCTTCGTGCAGTGAGATCGGGCCGGTGAAGTCGCTGTCGGCGAGCATCTTGAAGAAGGCTGGGTTGACCCGTCCTTGGCCGAGGGGCACGTTGGCCATCTTTGCCCCCTCCCAAACGAAATCTTTGACGTAGACCGTGTCGATGTGGTCGCGGATCATGCGAAAGGTCGTCGGCCAGCTGGTGCCTCCTTCGACGGTGGCATGCCGGATGTCATAGGCCATGCCGATG containing:
- the gatB gene encoding Asp-tRNA(Asn)/Glu-tRNA(Gln) amidotransferase subunit GatB, whose product is MSQLPTTTIIGLEVHVQLKTATKLFCGCSTKFGSPPNTQVCPVCLGLPGALPVINEHAIELAIRAGLAIRCDIPPLTKWDRKQYFYPDLPKGYQISQFDLPICADGCLEITDPADPDAIRRIGIIRAHLEEDAGKSMHDEAAGRADSRIDLNRCGTPLLEIVSEPDMRTADEALAYLTKLKEIMTHLGVSDCEMQEGSLRVDANVNLHIDKHGQRIATPIVEVKNMNSFRNVAAALDYEVERQYAEWEETGHTIQTHGKRTFGWDDVKCVTYPQREKEESADYRYFPCPDLLPIRIPRERVEEIRASLGETPEETRERLQSQYGIKAYDADVIVSQGRAMVEYFDAAAMASGDGKRTSSWIQQDVMRTLKEQGSDIESFGVSAEQLGQLLSKVKSGELTNDRARDVFKHVSENGGGIEDAIKALGIEAVDDSEMEALVKELLAANPKVVDDVKNGNQKAVGSLIGQARGKNPNANPQKIREIALRLIDQA
- a CDS encoding Uma2 family endonuclease yields the protein MGSSQRSVGSLCHPWADPFRDDVMVACALNPLDETFQDSPVIIIEVLSESTRRTDEAEKREAYLAIETFEAYVLMEQTVKSAVVYTRGDSGFVRREYGAGQAARLPIENLTLDLDRAYEGVG